A part of Escherichia marmotae genomic DNA contains:
- the ilvY gene encoding HTH-type transcriptional activator IlvY — MDLRDLKMFLHLAESRHFGRSARAMHVSPSTLSRQIQRLEEDLGQPLFIRDNRTVTLTEAGEELRVFAQQTLLQYQQLRHTIDQQGPSLSGELHIFCSVTAAYSHLPPILDRFRAEHPSVEIKLTTGDAADAMEKVVTDEADLAIAGKPETLPGAVAFSMLENLAVVLIAPALPCPVRNQVSVEKPDWSTVPFIMADQGPVRRRIELWFRRNKISNPMIYATVGGHEAMVSMVALGCGVALLPEVVLDNSPEPVRNRVMILDRSDEKTPFELGVCAQKKRLHEPLIEAFWKILPNHK, encoded by the coding sequence GTGGATTTACGCGATCTGAAAATGTTTCTACATCTGGCGGAAAGCCGTCATTTTGGGCGCAGCGCGCGGGCGATGCACGTCAGCCCATCGACACTTTCACGGCAGATTCAGCGCCTGGAAGAAGATCTCGGCCAACCGCTATTTATACGCGATAACCGGACGGTAACGCTGACCGAAGCGGGCGAAGAGCTGCGTGTTTTCGCCCAGCAAACGCTGTTGCAATATCAGCAACTGCGCCACACCATCGACCAGCAAGGGCCGTCGCTCTCTGGCGAGTTACATATTTTCTGCTCGGTGACCGCTGCTTACAGCCATCTTCCGCCGATTCTTGATCGCTTCCGCGCGGAACACCCGTCGGTGGAGATCAAGCTCACCACCGGTGATGCGGCGGATGCGATGGAAAAAGTTGTCACCGACGAAGCGGATTTGGCGATTGCCGGTAAGCCAGAGACGTTACCCGGTGCAGTGGCATTTTCGATGCTGGAGAATCTGGCGGTAGTGCTGATCGCACCTGCGCTGCCCTGCCCGGTTCGTAATCAGGTATCTGTAGAGAAGCCGGACTGGTCGACGGTGCCGTTTATCATGGCCGATCAGGGACCAGTGCGCCGCCGCATTGAACTGTGGTTCCGACGCAATAAAATCAGCAACCCGATGATTTACGCCACGGTCGGCGGGCATGAAGCGATGGTATCGATGGTGGCGCTAGGCTGTGGCGTGGCATTGTTACCGGAAGTTGTGTTGGATAATAGTCCTGAACCTGTACGCAACCGTGTGATGATTCTTGATCGCAGCGATGAGAAAACACCATTTGAACTGGGCGTTTGCGCACAAAAAAAGCGGCTACATGAGCCGCTGATTGAGGCGTTCTGGAAGATTTTACCCAACCACAAATAA
- the ilvA gene encoding threonine ammonia-lyase, biosynthetic, producing MADSLPLSGAPEGAEYLRAVLRAPVYEAAQVTPLQKMEKLSSRLDNVILVKREDRQPVHSFKLRGAYAMMAGLTEEQKAHGVITASAGNHAQGVAFSSARLGVKALIVMPTATADIKVDAVRGFGGEVLLHGANFDEAKAKAIELSQQQGFTWVPPFDHPMVIAGQGTLALELLQQDAHLDRVFVPVGGGGLAAGVAVLIKQLMPQIKVIAVEAEDSACLKAALDAGHPVDLPRVGLFAEGVAVKRIGDETFRLCQEYLDDIITVDSDAICAAMKDLFEDVRAVAEPSGALALAGMKKYIAQHNIRGERLAHVLSGANVNFHGLRYVSERCELGEQREALLAVTIPEEKGSFLKFCQLLGGRSVTEFNYRFADAKNACIFVGVRLSRGLEERKEILQMLNEGGYSVVDLSDDEMAKLHVRYMVGGRPSHPLQERLYSFEFPESPGALLRFLNTLGTHWNISLFHYRSHGTDYGRVLAAFELGDHEPDFETRLNELGYDCHDETNNPAFRFFLAG from the coding sequence ATGGCAGACTCACTACCCCTGTCTGGCGCACCGGAAGGCGCTGAGTATTTACGGGCGGTGCTACGCGCGCCGGTCTATGAAGCGGCGCAGGTCACGCCGCTGCAGAAAATGGAAAAACTCTCGTCGCGTCTTGATAACGTCATTCTGGTAAAGCGCGAAGACCGCCAGCCAGTGCACAGCTTTAAGCTGCGCGGCGCATACGCCATGATGGCGGGCCTGACGGAAGAACAGAAAGCGCACGGCGTGATCACTGCTTCTGCGGGTAACCACGCGCAGGGCGTTGCGTTCTCCTCCGCACGATTAGGCGTGAAGGCGCTAATCGTCATGCCAACCGCCACCGCTGATATCAAAGTTGATGCGGTACGCGGCTTCGGCGGCGAAGTGTTGCTTCACGGTGCGAACTTTGATGAAGCAAAAGCCAAAGCGATTGAACTGTCGCAGCAGCAGGGCTTCACCTGGGTTCCGCCATTTGATCATCCGATGGTGATTGCCGGACAGGGCACGCTGGCGCTGGAATTGCTCCAGCAGGACGCCCATCTTGATCGCGTATTTGTGCCGGTCGGCGGCGGCGGTCTGGCGGCGGGGGTGGCGGTGCTGATCAAACAACTGATGCCGCAAATCAAAGTGATAGCCGTGGAAGCGGAAGATTCAGCCTGCCTGAAAGCGGCGCTGGATGCAGGTCATCCTGTTGACCTGCCGCGCGTAGGTTTGTTTGCTGAGGGGGTCGCGGTCAAGCGCATTGGTGACGAAACGTTCCGTCTGTGTCAGGAGTATCTCGACGACATCATCACCGTTGATAGCGATGCCATCTGTGCGGCGATGAAAGACCTGTTCGAAGATGTGCGCGCGGTGGCGGAGCCGTCTGGCGCGTTGGCGCTGGCGGGAATGAAAAAATATATCGCCCAGCACAACATTCGCGGTGAGCGCCTGGCGCATGTGCTCTCGGGAGCTAACGTCAATTTCCACGGCCTGCGCTACGTCTCGGAACGTTGCGAACTGGGTGAACAGCGCGAAGCATTGCTGGCGGTGACCATTCCGGAAGAAAAAGGCAGTTTCCTTAAATTTTGCCAGCTACTCGGTGGGCGCTCGGTCACAGAGTTCAACTATCGCTTTGCAGATGCCAAAAATGCCTGCATTTTTGTCGGCGTGCGCTTAAGCCGCGGCCTTGAGGAGCGCAAAGAAATTTTGCAGATGCTCAACGAAGGCGGCTACAGCGTGGTTGATCTCTCCGATGACGAAATGGCGAAGCTACATGTGCGCTATATGGTCGGCGGGCGTCCATCGCATCCGTTGCAGGAACGCCTCTACAGCTTCGAATTCCCGGAATCACCGGGCGCGCTGCTGCGCTTTCTTAACACGCTGGGTACGCACTGGAATATCTCTTTGTTCCACTATCGCAGTCATGGCACCGACTACGGGCGTGTACTGGCGGCGTTCGAACTTGGCGACCATGAACCGGATTTCGAAACCCGGCTGAATGAGCTGGGCTACGATTGTCACGACGAAACCAATAACCCGGCGTTCAGGTTCTTTTTGGCGGGTTAG
- the ilvD gene encoding dihydroxy-acid dehydratase, whose translation MPKYRSATTTHGRNMAGARALWRATGMTDADFGKPIIAVVNSFTQFVPGHVHLRDLGKLVAEQIEAAGGVAKEFNTIAVDDGIAMGHGGMLYSLPSRELIADSIEYMVNAHCADAMVCISNCDKITPGMLMASLRLNIPVIFVSGGPMEAGKTKLSDQIIKLDLVDAMIQGADPKVSDSQSDQVERSACPTCGSCSGMFTANSMNCLTEALGLSQPGNGSLLATHADRKQLFLNAGKRIVELTKRYYEQNDESALPRNIASKAAFENAMTLDIAMGGSTNTVLHLLAAAQEAEIDFTMSDIDKLSRKVPQLCKVAPSTQKYHMEDVHRAGGVIGILGELDRAGLLNRNVKNVLGLTLPQTLEHYDVMLTQDDAVKNMFRAGPAGIRTTQAFSQDCRWDSLDDDRANGCIRSLEHAYSQDGGLAVLYGNFAENGCIVKTAGVDDSILKFTGPAKVYESQDDAVEAILGGKVVAGDVVVIRYEGPKGGPGMQEMLYPTSFLKSMGLGKACALITDGRFSGGTSGLSIGHVSPEAASGGSIGLIEDGDLIAIDIPNRSIQLQVSDAELAARREAQEARGDKAWTPKNRERQVSFALRAYASLATSADKGAVRDKSKLGG comes from the coding sequence ATGCCTAAGTACCGTTCCGCCACCACCACTCATGGCCGTAATATGGCGGGGGCTCGTGCGCTGTGGCGCGCCACCGGAATGACCGACGCCGATTTTGGCAAACCGATTATCGCGGTTGTGAACTCGTTCACCCAATTTGTACCGGGCCACGTCCATCTGCGCGATCTCGGTAAACTGGTCGCTGAACAAATTGAAGCGGCTGGCGGTGTTGCCAAAGAGTTCAACACCATTGCGGTGGATGATGGGATCGCCATGGGCCACGGGGGCATGCTTTATTCACTGCCATCTCGCGAACTGATCGCTGATTCCATTGAGTATATGGTGAACGCCCACTGCGCCGACGCGATGGTCTGTATCTCCAACTGCGACAAAATCACCCCAGGGATGCTGATGGCCTCCCTACGCCTGAATATTCCGGTGATCTTTGTTTCCGGTGGTCCGATGGAGGCCGGAAAAACCAAACTGTCCGATCAGATCATCAAACTTGATCTGGTTGATGCGATGATCCAGGGGGCAGATCCGAAAGTCTCTGACTCCCAGAGCGATCAGGTTGAGCGTTCAGCCTGCCCAACTTGCGGCTCCTGCTCCGGGATGTTCACCGCCAACTCGATGAACTGCCTGACCGAAGCGCTGGGCTTGTCGCAGCCGGGTAACGGCTCACTGCTGGCAACCCACGCTGACCGTAAGCAATTGTTCCTTAACGCCGGTAAACGCATTGTCGAGCTGACCAAACGTTACTACGAGCAAAACGATGAAAGCGCCCTGCCGCGTAATATTGCCAGCAAAGCGGCATTTGAAAACGCCATGACGCTGGATATCGCGATGGGCGGTTCCACTAACACCGTTCTCCATCTGCTGGCAGCGGCGCAGGAAGCAGAAATCGATTTCACGATGAGTGATATCGATAAACTTTCACGCAAAGTCCCGCAGTTGTGCAAAGTTGCGCCGAGCACTCAGAAATACCATATGGAAGATGTTCACCGTGCTGGTGGCGTTATCGGTATCCTCGGGGAACTGGATCGCGCGGGATTACTGAATCGCAATGTGAAAAACGTGCTCGGTCTGACGTTGCCGCAAACGCTGGAACACTACGACGTCATGTTGACCCAGGATGATGCGGTAAAAAATATGTTTCGTGCAGGTCCGGCGGGTATCCGTACCACCCAGGCGTTCTCGCAGGATTGCCGTTGGGACTCCCTCGATGACGACCGTGCTAACGGTTGTATCCGCTCACTGGAACACGCCTACAGCCAGGACGGTGGTCTGGCTGTACTTTACGGTAACTTCGCGGAAAACGGCTGTATTGTTAAAACAGCGGGCGTCGATGACAGCATCCTGAAATTTACCGGTCCGGCGAAAGTGTATGAAAGTCAGGACGACGCGGTAGAAGCGATCCTCGGTGGCAAAGTTGTGGCAGGCGACGTAGTCGTGATCCGCTACGAAGGGCCGAAAGGCGGTCCGGGGATGCAAGAAATGCTCTACCCAACCAGCTTCCTGAAATCGATGGGCCTCGGTAAAGCCTGTGCACTGATCACCGACGGTCGCTTCTCTGGCGGCACCTCTGGCCTTTCCATCGGTCACGTCTCACCGGAAGCGGCAAGTGGCGGCAGCATTGGCCTGATTGAAGACGGTGACCTGATCGCCATCGACATTCCGAACCGCAGCATTCAGTTACAAGTAAGTGATGCAGAACTGGCGGCACGTCGTGAAGCGCAGGAAGCCCGTGGTGATAAAGCCTGGACGCCGAAAAACCGTGAACGTCAGGTCTCCTTTGCTCTGCGCGCTTACGCCAGCCTGGCGACCAGTGCCGACAAAGGTGCGGTACGCGATAAATCGAAACTGGGGGGTTAA
- the ilvE gene encoding branched-chain-amino-acid transaminase, whose translation MTTKKADYIWFNGEMVRWEDAKVHVMSHALHYGTSVFEGIRCYDSHKGPVVFRHREHMQRLHDSAKIYRFPVSQSIDELMEACRDVIRKNNLTSAYIRPLIFVGDVGMGVNPPAGYSTDVIIAAFPWGAYLGAEALEQGIDAMVSSWNRAAPNTIPTAAKAGGNYLSSLLVGSEARRHGYQEGIALDVNGYISEGAGENLFEVKDGVLFTPPFTSSALPGITRDAIIKLAKELGIEVREQVLSRESLYLADEVFMSGTAAEITPVRSVDGIQVGEGRCGPVTKRIQQAFFGLFTGETEDKWGWLDQVNQ comes from the coding sequence ATGACCACGAAGAAAGCTGATTACATTTGGTTCAATGGGGAGATGGTTCGCTGGGAAGACGCGAAGGTGCATGTAATGTCGCACGCGCTGCACTATGGCACCTCGGTTTTTGAAGGTATCCGTTGCTACGACTCACATAAAGGACCGGTTGTATTCCGTCATCGTGAGCATATGCAGCGTCTGCATGACTCCGCAAAAATCTATCGCTTCCCGGTTTCACAGAGTATTGATGAGCTGATGGAAGCCTGCCGCGACGTAATCCGCAAAAATAATCTCACCAGTGCCTATATCCGTCCGCTGATTTTTGTCGGTGACGTTGGCATGGGCGTAAACCCGCCAGCGGGATACTCCACCGACGTGATTATCGCCGCTTTCCCGTGGGGAGCGTATCTGGGCGCAGAAGCGCTGGAGCAGGGGATTGATGCGATGGTTTCCTCCTGGAACCGCGCAGCACCAAACACCATCCCAACTGCGGCGAAAGCGGGTGGTAATTACCTCTCTTCCCTGCTGGTGGGTAGCGAAGCGCGCCGCCATGGCTATCAGGAAGGTATCGCGCTGGATGTGAATGGTTACATCTCTGAAGGTGCAGGCGAAAACCTGTTTGAAGTGAAAGATGGCGTGCTGTTCACCCCGCCGTTTACCTCATCCGCATTACCGGGCATTACCCGTGACGCCATCATCAAACTGGCGAAAGAGCTGGGAATTGAAGTGCGTGAGCAAGTTCTGTCGCGCGAATCACTCTATCTGGCAGATGAAGTCTTTATGTCCGGTACTGCGGCTGAAATCACGCCAGTGCGCAGTGTAGACGGTATTCAGGTAGGCGAAGGTCGTTGTGGCCCGGTTACCAAACGTATTCAGCAAGCCTTCTTTGGCCTCTTCACCGGCGAAACCGAAGATAAATGGGGCTGGTTGGATCAAGTTAATCAATAA
- the ilvM gene encoding acetolactate synthase 2 small subunit yields MMQHQVNVSARFNPETLERVLRVVRHRGFHVCSMNMAAASDAQNINIELTVASPRSVDLLFSQLNKLVDVAHVAICQSTTTSQQIRA; encoded by the coding sequence ATGATGCAACATCAGGTTAATGTATCGGCTCGCTTCAATCCGGAAACCTTAGAACGTGTTTTACGCGTGGTGCGCCATCGTGGTTTCCATGTTTGCTCAATGAATATGGCTGCCGCCAGTGATGCACAAAATATAAATATCGAATTGACCGTTGCCAGCCCACGGTCGGTCGACTTACTGTTTAGTCAGTTAAATAAACTGGTGGACGTCGCACACGTTGCCATCTGCCAGAGCACAACAACATCACAACAAATCCGCGCCTGA
- the ilvG gene encoding acetolactate synthase 2 catalytic subunit yields MNGAQWVVHALRAQGVNTVFGYPGGAIMPVYDALYDGGVEHLLCRHEQGAAMAAIGYARATGKTGVCIATSGPGATNLITGLADALLDSVPVVAITGQVSAPFIGTDAFQEVDVLGLSLACTKHSFLVQSLEELPRIMAEAFDVASSGRPGPVLVDIPKDIQLASGDLEPWFTTVENEVTFPHAEVEQARQMLTKAQKPMLYVGGGVGMAQAVPALREFLTTTKMPVTCTLKGLGAVETDYPYYLGMLGMHGTKAANFAVQECDLLIAVGARFDDRVTGKLNTFAPHACVIHMDIDPAEMNKLRQAHVALQGDLNALLPALQQSLNINGWQQYCAQLRDEHAWRYDHPGEAIYAPLLLKQLSDRKAADCVVTTDVGQHQMWAAQHIAHTRPENFITSSGLGTMGFGLPAAVGAQVARPNDTVVCISGDGSFMMNVQELGTVKRKQLPLKIVLLDNQRLGMVRQWQQLFFQERYSETTLTDNPDFLMLARAFGIPGQHITRKDQVEAALDTMLNSDGPYLLHVSIDELENVWPLVPPGASNSEMLEKLS; encoded by the coding sequence ATGAATGGCGCACAGTGGGTGGTACATGCGTTGCGGGCACAGGGGGTGAATACCGTTTTTGGTTATCCGGGTGGCGCAATTATGCCGGTTTATGATGCATTGTATGACGGCGGCGTGGAGCACTTGTTGTGCCGACATGAGCAAGGGGCGGCAATGGCAGCTATCGGCTATGCTCGTGCTACCGGCAAAACCGGTGTATGCATTGCCACGTCTGGCCCTGGTGCAACCAATCTGATCACCGGACTGGCGGATGCGCTGTTAGATTCTGTTCCGGTTGTTGCCATCACCGGTCAGGTGTCCGCACCGTTTATCGGCACCGACGCATTTCAGGAAGTGGATGTACTGGGATTGTCGTTAGCCTGTACCAAACACAGCTTCCTGGTGCAGTCGCTGGAAGAATTACCGCGCATCATGGCGGAAGCGTTTGATGTCGCCAGCTCAGGTCGTCCCGGCCCGGTTCTGGTTGATATCCCAAAAGATATTCAGTTAGCCAGCGGCGATCTGGAACCGTGGTTCACCACCGTTGAAAACGAAGTGACTTTTCCACATGCAGAAGTTGAGCAAGCGCGACAGATGCTGACTAAAGCGCAAAAGCCGATGTTGTATGTCGGCGGCGGTGTCGGTATGGCGCAGGCTGTTCCTGCTCTGCGTGAGTTTCTCACGACCACAAAAATGCCTGTCACCTGTACGTTGAAAGGGCTGGGCGCAGTCGAGACGGATTATCCGTACTATCTGGGAATGTTGGGGATGCACGGCACCAAAGCGGCGAACTTCGCGGTACAGGAGTGTGATCTGCTGATCGCCGTGGGTGCACGTTTTGATGACCGGGTTACCGGCAAACTGAATACCTTCGCACCACATGCCTGCGTGATCCATATGGATATCGACCCAGCAGAAATGAACAAACTGCGTCAGGCGCATGTGGCATTACAGGGCGATTTGAATGCTTTGTTACCGGCATTACAGCAGTCGTTAAATATCAATGGCTGGCAGCAATATTGCGCACAACTGCGTGATGAACATGCTTGGCGCTACGATCACCCCGGAGAGGCTATCTACGCGCCGTTGTTGTTAAAACAACTGTCGGATCGTAAGGCTGCGGATTGTGTTGTGACCACGGATGTGGGACAGCATCAGATGTGGGCCGCGCAGCACATTGCCCATACTCGTCCGGAAAATTTCATCACATCCAGTGGGTTAGGCACCATGGGTTTCGGTTTACCAGCGGCGGTTGGCGCGCAAGTCGCGCGACCGAACGATACCGTTGTTTGTATCTCCGGTGACGGCTCTTTCATGATGAATGTGCAAGAGTTGGGCACCGTAAAACGCAAGCAATTACCGTTGAAAATCGTCTTACTCGATAACCAACGGTTAGGGATGGTTCGACAATGGCAGCAACTGTTTTTCCAGGAAAGATACAGCGAAACCACCCTTACCGATAACCCCGATTTCCTCATGTTAGCCAGAGCCTTCGGTATCCCTGGCCAACACATCACCCGTAAAGACCAGGTTGAAGCGGCACTCGACACCATGCTGAACAGTGATGGGCCATACCTGCTTCATGTCTCAATCGACGAACTTGAGAACGTCTGGCCACTGGTGCCGCCTGGTGCCAGTAATTCAGAAATGTTGGAGAAATTATCATGA
- the ilvX gene encoding peptide IlvX: protein MNNSTKFCFSRVRTGN, encoded by the coding sequence ATGAATAACAGCACAAAATTCTGTTTCTCAAGAGTCAGGACGGGGAACTAA
- the ilvL gene encoding ilv operon leader peptide, giving the protein MTALLRVISLVVISVVVIIIPPCGAALGRGKA; this is encoded by the coding sequence ATGACAGCCCTTCTACGAGTGATTAGCCTGGTCGTGATTAGCGTGGTGGTGATTATTATCCCACCGTGCGGGGCTGCACTTGGACGAGGAAAGGCTTAG
- the maoP gene encoding macrodomain Ori organization protein MaoP: MAESFTTTNRYFDNKHYPRGFSRHGDFTIKEAQLLERHGYAFNELDLGKREPVTEEEKLFVAVCRSEREPVTEAERVWSKYMTRIKRPKRFHTLSGGKPQVEGAEDYTDSDD; encoded by the coding sequence ATGGCGGAAAGCTTTACGACGACTAATCGATATTTCGACAATAAACATTATCCACGTGGGTTCTCTCGTCATGGTGATTTCACCATCAAAGAGGCACAACTGCTTGAACGTCATGGTTATGCCTTCAATGAGCTGGATCTCGGTAAACGCGAGCCGGTGACCGAAGAAGAGAAACTCTTCGTAGCAGTATGCCGTAGCGAACGTGAGCCAGTGACAGAAGCAGAACGCGTGTGGTCTAAATATATGACGCGTATCAAGCGTCCAAAACGTTTTCACACTCTTTCCGGCGGTAAACCGCAGGTCGAAGGTGCTGAAGACTACACCGATTCCGACGATTAA
- the hdfR gene encoding HTH-type transcriptional regulator HdfR, protein MDTELLKTFLEVSRTRHFGRAAESLYLTQSAVSFRIRQLENQLGVNLFTRHRNNIRLTAAGEKLLPYAETLMSTWQAARKEVAHTSRHNEFSIGASASLWECMLNQWLGRLYQNQDAHTGLQFEARIAQRQSLVKQLHERQLDLLITTEAPKMDEFSSQLLGHFTLALYASTPSKLKGDLNYLRLEWGPDFQQHEAGLIGADEVPILTTSSAELAQQQIAMLNCCTWLPVSWARKKGGLHTVVDSTTLSRPLYAIWLQNSDKHALIRDLLKINVLDDVY, encoded by the coding sequence GTGGATACGGAATTGTTAAAAACTTTCCTGGAAGTTAGCCGAACACGTCACTTTGGTCGAGCGGCTGAATCGCTCTATCTGACCCAATCAGCTGTGAGTTTTCGGATCAGGCAACTGGAAAATCAACTGGGTGTGAACCTTTTCACCCGCCACAGGAATAATATCCGTTTGACCGCTGCAGGAGAAAAGCTCCTGCCTTATGCAGAAACGCTCATGAGTACCTGGCAGGCCGCCCGTAAGGAAGTGGCACATACCTCACGACATAATGAGTTCTCCATCGGTGCCAGCGCCTCGTTGTGGGAATGTATGCTTAATCAGTGGCTGGGACGTTTGTATCAAAATCAGGATGCCCACACAGGGTTGCAGTTCGAAGCGCGGATCGCCCAACGGCAGTCACTGGTAAAACAACTGCATGAACGTCAGCTTGATCTTCTTATTACCACTGAAGCACCCAAAATGGACGAGTTTAGTAGCCAGTTGCTGGGGCATTTTACTTTGGCACTTTATGCCAGCACCCCTTCTAAATTAAAAGGAGATCTTAACTATCTGCGACTGGAATGGGGGCCAGATTTTCAACAACATGAGGCCGGTTTAATCGGTGCTGATGAAGTTCCAATCCTGACAACCAGTTCTGCCGAACTGGCACAGCAACAGATTGCAATGCTTAATTGTTGTACCTGGCTACCAGTAAGTTGGGCTCGCAAAAAAGGCGGATTGCATACTGTTGTCGACAGCACAACGCTTTCACGTCCTCTCTATGCTATATGGCTGCAAAATAGTGATAAACACGCGTTGATTCGCGATCTATTGAAAATTAACGTTCTGGATGATGTGTATTAA